One Ferrimicrobium sp. genomic window carries:
- a CDS encoding FtsX-like permease family protein, with protein MIFTRIRLFLRGLRFRLGALTFLLIAAVVTIFGATVGPMYLGSAQDSVLIGELRSASVIKTGLKVLSVQAFAKAQLVAAEQRAPILDGRALFNNPIYSAEVPAMVTPPESLRGTLLASAFLERSDSCAHLKLDAGHCPTTRSEVLLSQRTAEYLGVKVGSVLTAAPGLRAPGSPGAAASARYRIVGIYAIPDIASRYWWHEEYFTFGSSFYPVSLDPMIVMPGFFGGKATFDATTNVSTSSYEGVDRELQMSLRPTVINIDNFRQPASVIGRYRDLVASQDGLTASSGLSSEIRTIIATQSSMATLVGIIIVELVLLALVVFGTLIWRMVQSRMMEFRLAQLRGVRAKSIIWRVIGEPLFILVVASPFGYLGAYLTVSVLSHAYFTPGSQLYVPPQTYLAGLIVIVAALIVTLAAAIRALQRSIFESSRSAIRDQGRFRTLTDVLIVAVAAVFTAQLVIAPTTSSGVDPLAGAAPALLGAGLAIIVVSLTRLGLRVARRITRRGRTISWYLSVRQLLHHPGMLRQIIPFGMALALVIFGFGAQSVISRHRSVVAQYEVGDSRVLTVSLPKNLGLVAAVDRADPGGHAAMAAELYRSKNDTTLAVQASRFHAASWPRALDTVSATTIAHRLDPLGNKAFTTNASSLTITARTQGTVPKGVQVELTISLFAQAQETPDILVIPIDGTTTTQRRSIPCAQGGCLLSGLGYLAISNGGVVNPSASFTIAIEHIGGIRNPDGAGVLTSSWKQALKAPTTVLSSQPGRLSFRALPATGGATIALIPASYPTYLPAIVSKTATTTPSSPSVTAIGTKMIDGLDGNPINIRPILFLHALPSVGSDANLVDLTQAELSQSSTSLAANEIWLAQGASPTILTYLRHEGVTVDSVTSARTLSLAYANEPLGLAARLFPVAAVAGISVVLLGLAFELLVEGRGRIPEFAAMRVLGLRRPLLILSYVFEATILVIAAAIAGIAAGLVSARLALPVLPEIDSGFDYLHFAYTLPIANELIAIVLVLLGTLIVATVTAIRVVGRANFDELRAGDR; from the coding sequence ATGATTTTTACGAGAATACGACTGTTTCTACGGGGACTGCGCTTTCGTCTTGGAGCGCTCACCTTCCTCTTGATCGCTGCGGTAGTGACAATCTTTGGTGCGACCGTGGGGCCGATGTATTTGGGGTCTGCCCAAGATTCGGTCTTGATTGGCGAGCTGCGCTCTGCTTCTGTGATCAAGACGGGCCTCAAAGTGCTATCCGTCCAAGCATTCGCAAAGGCACAGCTTGTCGCAGCCGAACAAAGAGCCCCCATCTTGGATGGACGGGCACTCTTCAACAATCCGATCTACTCGGCCGAAGTCCCCGCGATGGTAACACCGCCAGAAAGCCTGCGAGGGACCTTGCTAGCGAGCGCCTTCCTTGAGCGCAGTGATAGCTGCGCTCACCTCAAGCTTGACGCTGGACACTGTCCAACCACGAGATCCGAAGTGCTCCTCTCACAACGAACGGCGGAATATCTTGGAGTCAAGGTCGGATCAGTCCTCACTGCCGCCCCCGGTCTCAGGGCGCCAGGTTCTCCAGGAGCAGCCGCAAGTGCACGCTACCGCATCGTGGGTATCTACGCGATTCCAGATATCGCAAGCCGCTACTGGTGGCACGAGGAGTACTTCACCTTTGGCTCGTCGTTTTACCCTGTATCCCTGGACCCCATGATTGTGATGCCCGGGTTCTTTGGTGGGAAAGCAACTTTTGACGCGACAACGAACGTCAGTACGAGTAGCTACGAGGGGGTCGACCGAGAGCTGCAGATGTCGCTTCGGCCAACAGTCATCAATATCGACAACTTTCGGCAACCTGCATCAGTCATTGGGCGATATCGAGACCTGGTTGCCTCTCAAGATGGCCTCACGGCTTCGTCCGGCCTGTCGTCGGAGATTCGTACGATCATTGCCACACAAAGCTCAATGGCGACGTTGGTCGGCATCATCATCGTGGAGTTAGTGCTCCTTGCGCTTGTTGTCTTTGGAACCCTCATCTGGCGGATGGTGCAATCCCGGATGATGGAGTTCCGTTTGGCCCAATTGCGAGGGGTACGGGCCAAAAGCATCATCTGGCGTGTTATTGGAGAACCACTGTTCATCCTCGTGGTCGCAAGTCCCTTCGGCTACCTCGGTGCCTACCTCACGGTTTCGGTCCTTAGTCATGCCTACTTTACTCCAGGAAGCCAGCTCTATGTCCCACCACAGACCTACCTCGCTGGTCTCATCGTCATCGTCGCTGCCCTCATCGTCACCTTGGCAGCAGCTATCAGGGCACTTCAACGAAGTATTTTCGAGTCTTCACGTTCAGCGATAAGAGATCAGGGGCGTTTTCGAACCCTCACCGATGTGCTCATTGTGGCCGTAGCCGCTGTGTTTACTGCCCAGCTCGTCATTGCCCCAACAACATCGAGCGGGGTAGACCCATTGGCGGGTGCGGCTCCAGCCCTTCTCGGTGCTGGCTTAGCGATCATCGTGGTGTCGCTGACCCGTCTTGGTCTTCGTGTGGCCCGTCGCATCACCCGTCGCGGGCGCACGATCTCCTGGTATCTCAGTGTCCGTCAACTCCTCCATCACCCAGGCATGCTCCGCCAGATCATCCCCTTTGGGATGGCTCTCGCCTTGGTCATCTTTGGTTTTGGCGCCCAGTCGGTCATAAGTAGGCACCGCAGTGTGGTAGCCCAATATGAGGTGGGGGATAGCAGAGTGCTCACCGTCTCACTACCAAAGAACCTCGGGTTGGTCGCTGCTGTTGACCGTGCGGATCCAGGGGGTCACGCAGCGATGGCGGCTGAACTCTATCGTTCCAAAAACGACACCACCTTGGCAGTACAAGCAAGCCGTTTTCATGCGGCATCCTGGCCACGTGCCCTCGATACAGTCTCAGCTACCACGATCGCACATCGTCTTGATCCATTAGGGAACAAGGCCTTCACTACGAACGCCTCGTCCTTGACTATCACCGCTAGAACCCAAGGAACCGTCCCCAAGGGTGTCCAAGTGGAGCTCACCATCTCGCTGTTCGCGCAAGCTCAGGAGACGCCTGATATTCTCGTCATTCCCATCGACGGCACTACGACCACTCAGCGGAGATCGATACCGTGCGCACAGGGTGGGTGTCTCTTGTCTGGTCTTGGTTATCTGGCCATCTCCAATGGCGGCGTCGTGAACCCCTCGGCATCCTTCACGATCGCGATCGAGCACATCGGGGGCATCAGGAACCCGGATGGCGCAGGTGTGCTCACCAGTTCCTGGAAGCAAGCCTTGAAGGCTCCCACCACGGTGCTTTCATCACAACCCGGACGCCTCTCGTTTCGCGCACTTCCCGCAACTGGTGGGGCCACCATAGCCCTCATCCCGGCGTCCTACCCCACGTACCTCCCGGCGATTGTGAGCAAAACTGCTACCACCACCCCTTCCTCCCCTAGCGTTACGGCTATTGGGACCAAGATGATCGATGGCCTTGATGGCAACCCAATCAACATCCGTCCCATCCTCTTCCTCCACGCGCTTCCCTCTGTTGGATCCGACGCCAACCTTGTCGATCTGACCCAGGCAGAGCTTTCCCAGTCATCGACCTCCTTGGCCGCCAACGAGATCTGGCTCGCTCAAGGCGCCTCCCCGACTATCTTGACATATCTTCGTCATGAGGGAGTTACCGTCGACTCCGTAACCTCGGCGCGCACCCTGTCGCTAGCCTATGCCAACGAACCCCTGGGACTTGCTGCTCGACTCTTCCCAGTCGCCGCTGTCGCTGGGATTAGTGTCGTACTCCTGGGTCTAGCCTTTGAGCTCTTGGTAGAGGGTCGAGGGAGGATCCCTGAGTTTGCTGCCATGCGGGTACTTGGTCTTCGTCGGCCCCTACTCATTCTGTCCTACGTGTTCGAGGCCACGATTCTCGTCATTGCCGCCGCAATTGCTGGGATCGCTGCCGGACTGGTGAGTGCCCGACTCGCACTTCCCG